The Sorangiineae bacterium MSr11954 DNA segment GGGAGCGCCTGCGCAATCGCCTTACGGCCACCGTGCAGAAGAGCCAGGAAATCGCTCAAAAGTCACCGCACATGGTGATCAAGCTGGTGAAGGCCGCCGCGGAGAACGCACCGGCCGTCACCGAGCGCGTGAAGCAGGATCTGGTCGCCTTTGCCGAGGAGCAAAAGGCCAGCCGTCGCGCGCGCTCGGCCAAGAAGAACTCCGGTCCGGTGGAAGCTCACGCGACGAATTAACCCTCCCGCGGCAAATCCACGACGGCGCCGGACGCCCTCGCAAGAGGTACCGGCGCCGTTCGTCTTTTTACGCTTCGACGGCAAAAGGGGCCGGCGCGTCGGTCGACCTTTTGCGATTCGAGTTAAACCGCCAGGGCGCCCGATGCACCAAAAGGGGTAACCGCCAGGGCGCCAGGTGCGCCAAAAGGGGTTAACCGCCAGGGCGCCAGGTGCGCCAAAAGATTAAACCGCAGGGGCGCCAGGTGCGCCAAAAGGGGCGAGGGAGGTTGGGTTTTGGAGAGAAGCGGGGGATGGGTCAGAAAGATCTCACCCCAAACCCCAATTCCCCTGGAGCCCCTGGCGCCCTGGCGGTTGAAAATCTCGTTCGCTGCGCCCTCAGCCTTCCTCCAAGAGCTCACGCGCGATGCGCAAAATTTGAATCTCGTCGGTGCCGCCGCCAATCTGAAAGAGCTTGGCATCACGCGCCATCATTTCGACGACGCTGCCGGTCATGTAGCCGGAGCCGCCGAAGATTTGCACCGCCTCGAGCGCACACTCGGTGGCCGCACGCGCCGCGTACAGCTTCGATGCGCTGGCCTCGCGCGCGGGCAAATGCACGCCCGTTCGCTCGGCCTCGATTTGCCGCATCCAGAGCGAGTGCATGATCATGCGCGCCGTATAGATCTTGGCGAGCTTCTCCTGCACGAGCTGGAACTCCGCGATCGACTTGCCCCATTGCTCGCGTGACTTGGCGAAGCGGACCGACTCTTCGAGGCATCGATCGACCATCCCGAAGAGCATCGGGATCATGCTGGAGCGCTCTTGCTGCAGCGAGCTGCGCGCCGCTTGGCGGGCGTCGCTCGCGTTGTCGCCGCCGATGACCCGCTCGCTCGGAACGAAGACGTCGTCGAGGAAGACCTCGCCGGTGGGCGACGCGTGCATGCCCATCTTCTTCATGGCCGGGCCGGTGGTGAGGCCCTCGTCCGAGCGCTCCACGATGAAGGAGCGGACCACGTCCTCGGTGCGCGCGTAGATGACGAAGCAGTCGGCGAAGGGGGCGTTGGTGATGAACGTTTTGCTCCCCGACAGGCGGTAGCCGCCCTCGACTTTGTGCGCGCGTGTCTTCATCGAACCGAACGCGTCGCTCCCGGCGCCCGGTTCGGTAAGGCCCCAGGCGCCGATCTTCTCCAAGGTGAACGCGGGCAGGGCCCAGCGCTGCTTTTGCTCGGGGGTGCCGCGCGCAAGCACGGCGCCGCCGAAGAGGCCGAGCGATGCGCCGAACGCGAGCGCAAATCCGGGACAGACGCGGGCCAGCTCCGATACGAGGATGGACATGAGGGCGCTATCGGGCATGCGGGATTTGCGGCCGCCCGGCTCGGCTTTTCTATCTGCGGCCCCGCCCTCGGCAGCCCCGCTGCCGACCAGCGAGCGCGCCATGTCGGCGAGCCCGAACGCCTTCGCCATATCGCGCATGACGGGGTAAATGCTCTCCGTACCCGCCTCCATCCCGAGCACCTTGGGCTCGATCATTTGCGCGCAGTAGCTGCGAATTGCGCTTTGGATCGTTCGTTCTTCTTCGGAAAAGTCGAGCATCGCCACGTCCACCTTTTTGGTAAAGAAGTATCCTATGTCGATGTTGGATCGCATCCCCAAGGAAGTCGAAGGGCTTGCGCGGCGCCTCGAGGAGCGCGGTAAGCGCGCGTGGATCGTCGGCGGCTGTGTGCGCGATCTCCTGCTCGGTCGCGAAGTGTCCGATTGGGATTTGTGCACCGATGCGCTCCCAGCAGAGCTGATGAAGATTTTTCCGCGAGCCATCCCCACCGGCATCGCCCACGGGACAGTCACCGTGATGGTCTCGGGCAAGGGCTACGAGATAACCACCTTGCGCGGCGAGACCACGTACTCCGATGGTCGCCGTCCCGATGCCGTCCACTTTACGGACGATATCGTCGCCGATCTGGCGCGCCGCGATTTTACCATCAACGCCATCGCCCTCGATCCCAAGAGCGGTGTGCTCATCGACCCTTTCGACGGCCAGCGCGATCTCGCCGCGCGCACCTTGCGCGCGGTGGGCGATCCGCGCGAGCGCTTCTCCGAGGACGGGCTGCGCGTGCTGCGCGCCGCGCGCTTCGTGGCGACCTTGGAGGTGGAGCTCGAGCCCCAGACGCGCGCGGCCATCGCCCCCACCCTCGATACGTACCGCAAGGTGAGCATGGAGCGGGTGCGCGACGAGTGGCTCAAGGCGATGAAGGCGAAGAGGCCGTCGCGCGCCTTCGACGTGATGCGCGAGACCGGCATCCTCGGGATCACCTGCCCGGAGCTCCTCGAGGGCTACGGCATGGAGCAAAATCGCTGGCACGCCTACGACGTGTGGCGCCATGGCATGGAGTGCATGGACGCGTGCACCGGCGATCCGGTGCTGCGCGTGGCCGCGCTCCTCCACGACGTGGGCAAGCCGCGCAGCCGCGCGTTCAGCGAGAAGACGCAGGACTACACGTTCTACGATCACGAGCGCATCGGCGCAGAAATTGCGGATCCCATCGCGGCGCGGCTCAAGTTCTCGAACGACGAGCGCGCGCGCATCGTGGACCTCGTGAAGCACCACTTGTTTCACTACACGGACGAGTGGAGCGATGCCGCCGTTCGCCGCTGGATCCGGCGGGTGGGGCCGAACCGGGTGGAGGACTTGTACCTCCTCAACGAGGCCGACGTCCGGGGCAAGGGAAGGGACTTCACCGCCGATTTGCAAGCGCTCGAGGCGCTCAAGGCGCACGTGAAGAAGGTGCGGGAGGCGGGGGATGCGCTGAGTGTGCGCGAGCTCAAGATCAACGGGCACGATCTCATGCGCGACGCGGGGGTGCCTGCGGGGCCCGCGATCGGGCGCGTCCTGAACCAGCTGCTCGAAGAGGTGCTGGCCGACCCTTCGCTCAACGAACGCGAGCGCCTCCTTTCGCGTGCACGCGAACTCGCCTCGAGCTGAGCATTCGTCTACACTGCCGGCCGTCCTTCGTTTAGCCCATCTTTTCGGCCTCCCCGTGCTTCCGGCGCGGGGAGGGGCGACGGTCCATGAATCGAAAACGAATCGCGATCTGCACGCTGGGGGCTGCGCTCTCGTTCGAGGGGCTCGCATGGGCCCAAGCGGCGCCGCCGGCGCCCGAGACGTTCGCCATCGGCGATTGGACCTTTGCCCCCAGCCTGCAGCTTCGCACGCGCGGCGAGTACCGCCACGAGCCGGTCGACATGGGCGGGCGAAACGCCAACGGAACGGTGTCGCGCGTGGAGGACGCGGGCATCGTCTTCGAGCGCTCGCGCCTGGGCCTCGCCGCCGATCGCGGGGCGCTGCACGCGCAGGTGACGCTTCAGGACTCGCACGCCTGGGGGGCGAGCCAATATGGCTTCTTTGCGCCGTTCGAGGCCTACGCCGAGGCGCGCACGGGGAGCTCGCGCGCGGCGTTTCTTCGGGTGGGGCGGCAGGCGGTCGAATGGGGCGATGGGCGGCTGCTCGGTGTCTCCGATTGGCACCCGGTGGCGCGCTCGCTCGACGCCGTGCGCGGACACGTGGCATCGGGCACCTTCGACGTCGACGCGCTGGCCGCGATGCTCGATCAGCCGCAGCCCGCGAGCCCCTCGTTCGGGCAAACCGGCTTCCCCGGCAACGCCACCGGCACGCAGCTCTACGGGCTGCAAATCGCCTGGGCGCTCGATCCGCTCTTTCGGGTGGAGCTCTCGGGGCTCGCCCGCGTCGCGCGCACCATCGCGCAAGGGTCGCGCTTTTATCTGGCGCGCATGCACGGCGAGACGTACACGGGCGATCTTCGCGTCTCCGGCGAAGGGCGCGGGTTCAAATACGCCATCGAGGGCGCGTACCAGCTGGGCACCGCGCGCACCTTGGGGGTCGATCGCAGCGCGTATGCCGTCGCGGCCTACGTGGGGCGCACCTTCGACACCATCGCGCTCACGCCCACCTTGCGCGTCGGCGGTTCGTACGCGTCGGGCGACGATGGACGTGGAAACTACAAGCAATTCGATCCCATTCTGCCCGACATCCACGTGCACCACGGCGGGATGGATATCTTCTCCTGGTCCAACACGGCCGATGTCTCCGCGCGGCTCGCGTTGGTGCCGTGGACCGATGGCGTGCTCGGGTTCGAGTACCGCTATGCGCGTCTGGCCGAGGCCTCGGGCGAGTGGCTCAATGCGACCTTGACCAGCATCGGAAGCAGCGCCGTCGGCGGCGCGACGGAGCTCGGGCACGAGGCGGATGTCTTCGTCTCCTGGCTGCCGTGGCCGTCGCTCGAGCTGCGCGGCGGCTACTCGGCGTTTTTCCTGGGCGATGGGGCGCGCGCCATCGGAGCGGCCCAGGCGCGCGGCGCATCGGGCGGGGTCGCGCCCGACATCGTGTACACGCCGGAGGACATGGCCCACTTCGCCTACCTGCAGGCGAACCTCACGATTCCGTAGGTCGGCTCCGTCGCGGGCTTCGTTGCGTCTGCGCGCCCACGTCGCGTCCGCGCGCTCACTTGCTGACCCAGCGGCGGTTGGGCCCCACGTCGGCGTGGACGAACCAGTCCTTTTGCGTGGGGTAGATGCCCACGCCGCCCTCCCAGCCTGCGGCTCGGATCTGGCGTTCCACGAAGGAGGGCGCGAGCGGACGCACGGCGCCGTCGGGGACGATGCGAAAATCGCAGGCGTGCCCCAGCGAGTGCTGGCTGTGCGAGGCCACGTGGTGCCCTTTTTTTCGCAGCATCTCGTTCAACTTGGGGCTGCGAAAGCCGCTGACGAGCTCGATGCGTGCGCCGGGGTAGCGCGCGACCAAGGTCCGTAGAAGCTCGAGCAGCCGCGGATCGAGGGGCGTGCTGGAGCCGGTGACCCGGTCGGCCAGCAGCCGCGAGAAGCGCTCGATCGAGGGCGAGCGCGCGTCGAACGCGACCCGCTCGCCCGTGTGGACCTGGACGAAGGTGGCGAGCAAGGGCGAATCGTCGGGCGGGGAGCGGCCGTCGGCGAGGTACTCGGCCCCTTTTTTCTTCGTGAGGCCCAGCGCATGGTGCACCGACGCATCCGCCTCGAGCGGCGCCGTGACCGCGCTCGAAACGATGCCTGCGAGAAACCCCAGCCAAAGCCCCTTCACGATTGCTTCTTCAGTCTACGATGAATCCGCCCTTGACGAGGAGCCCCCTCATCGGGCGACGATTTGCAGGGAAAGGGAGACGCCACCATGACCATCGCGCGCGACGAAGGGCCAATCACGCATCGGAGGCCTGCTGGGCCCGATCTCTACTTCGTCTCCGCGATGCCCAAAAAAGCTCGCGCGGTGGTGGGCATCCTCCCCGGCTATGCCGACCACGCCGCCCGTTACACCCATGTGATGGATGCCTGGGCCGAGCGCGGCATCGGCAGCGTCGCGCTCGACATGCGCGGTCACGGGCGCGCGCACGGGACCCGCGGCCACTGCGTGCGCTTCGACGAGTTTCTCGACGACGCGGGCGAGGTGGCGCGTCTTTTGGGCGAGCGCGCCAAAGGCGTTCCGGCGTTCCTGATGGGCCATAGCTTCGGCGGCCTGGTCGCGACCCATAGCGTGCTGGAGTCGGCGCGATCGTGGCGGGGGCTCTTGCTCACGGGGCCCTATTTCGGTCTCGCGCTTCAGGTCCCGCGCGCCAAGCTGGCGCTGGGTCGTATCGCATCGCGCATCGTGCCGAAGCTGGGGCTCCCCACGGGCATCGCCGGAAAAGATCTGACCCACGATCCGGTGCGCGCCCGCGGCTACGAGGAAGATCCGCTGGTCTTTCCGCTCGCCCGCGCCCGGTGGTTTCGCGAGACCGTCAAAGCGCAAGAGCGCCTCTTTCAGCGCACCTCGGAGATCGCGCTGCCGCTGTACATCGCCTTCGGCGGCGCCGATCCGGTCGCCAAGCTCGAAGCCGGCAAGCAGTGGTTCGACGCCGTTCGCTCGCCCGATAAGACGTGGGATCCGCGCGAGGGGCTGCTGCACGAGGTGCTCAATGAGCTCTCGTGGCGCGACATCGCCGATACGATGGCGACTTGGATGCTCGATCGGGCGAAGTAAAGGCGCGGGCGCGAGATGCGGGCGCGCTGCGGCGCGAATGGGGGCCGGCGATGTGCTAGCGCAGGCACACGCCGATGGTCTTGCCCTTCGTGCTGACCGGCGCGCAAACGCCCGCCTCGCACTCCGGGTTGGTGCCGCACACGATGGCGCCTGCGTCGCGGACGGCCACGCCGCACGCGGGCTCGGCGCTGCAATACGTTCGCCGGATGCCGGAGATGAAGCCGTTGAGAGGGCACGTTGCGCTCGTCACGGGGACGCCGTCGAGGCAGCACGTGGGCCTGCTCGGATCGGTGCAGTCCGACGACTCGTCGCACTCGAAGTCGGCGCCGCCCGCGTCGACGGGCGCCTCGCAGGCAACGCCGGCGGGGTTGCACGTCGAATCGAGCCGCGCGTTGGTGGGGTACACGCAGCAGTGCTCGCCAAGCGCGCAGCTCCGCCGGCCTCCATCCGCCATGAAGGTGCAGTAGGTGCCCGCCGCGGGCGAGGGGCGCAAGACGAGCGGCGCGCCGCAATCGACGGGGGCGTCGAGGCCCGCGTCGTCCTCCGAGCCGGCGTCGTCGCCGCCCCCATCACCGAAGCGCGCATCGGCGCGCGAGGCGTCGTGTCTGGTGGGGAAGCCCGTTCCACCCTCGGAGCACGCCGCGAGCTCGATGCCCGCCGCCGCCAACGCGACCGCCCCGCCCGCGAACCAACGCCACCGCCCCGCCCTCATCCGGACATAGCACCCGGCCTCGCGGCCCGAGTCAATCACGCGGCATCGCCGTCAGCAGCAGGCGCGCGGCCTGCGGCAGGCGTCGCGGTCAGCGGGCGGCGTCGCGGCCTGCGGGAGGCGTCGCGGTCAGCGGGCGGAACGCCCCTCGAGCCAGCGCGGTAGCCGAACTTGGAGCGGCGTAAACACGGGGTCGACCCCCAGGCGCTTGCGGCGCTCCGCTTCCCACCTCGGGACCTTGGCCGCCACGATGTTCGCGAAGGTCGCCAAGGTGATGCCGGCGAAAATATCGATCAGGTAGTGCCAGCGCAGGAACATGGTCGCGATGATGATCTGCCCTGCGAAGAAGCCGACGACCGGCCACGAGTACTTGAACGGCAGATGCTTGCGGTGCCGGTACGAGAAGATCGCCAGGAACGTTGGCGCGGCCGTGTGGAGGCTCGGGAAGATATCTTTTTGGGCGCCGCCAGCTTCCACGGCTTCGCGGACCAGACCCCAGAAGAGACCGCCGGAGAGCTGATTCTTGAACTGCCCCGCCAGGTGCGCGTACGGCCCATAGCCAGGCACCACCATGTAGAGCGTGTGGGCCGTGCAGAACACCACGCACACCCCCAAGCCGAACTGCGTGAGCAGCTTCTCGTTCCGCACCGCCAAGAGGAACGGAATGACGTGCGCGATCAGGATCGCAAAGTAACTGAAGTAGAAGAACGCGAACCACTCGGTGGTGGCGGGGGTCACGTACTTGTCCCAGGCGAGGGAAGGCTCGAAGCCGAAGACCTTCAAATCGAAGGCGAGGATGTTCGCGTCGAGCGAGTACGGGCTGGCAGCCGGCAAAATGTCGCGCAGCTGAAAGTACGTGAGGAACACCGCGCCGAACATCGTAAAGCGGTACACCACCGAGCTGGCGAGGCTGCCGCGCGGGAGCAACCCTCCGCGCGTGAGGGCGAGGCCCAACCCTACGAGCCCCACGTCGACCAGCACATGCTCGATGCACCGCACGCGACCGGGCCCATGGCCGAAAAACAACGCCAGCAGGATCACCGTGAAGTAGCTCATGACGAGCCAGTCCTGCGCCGCCAGACTCCACCAGAAGCGCGAGGCAAACGTCAGACGCGTGCCGTCCGAAAGCTCGGAGGCATCGGCGTGCGACGGGCTCATCGATTTATCGAGGTACTGCGGGGTCATAGCGAGTCGGTTGGGCTCCGCGGACGGCACACCCCGGCTTTACCGGAGCACCGTCGAATCGGGAAGGTGTCGTCGAGGTGACGATGCGGATGCAGGTTTCTGACCATGGTCCGTCGGCACGCCGCACACAACCGTGGAACGTACTTTGCCCGATCCTTACGTGAATTATGGCCGGTGTCCGTGAGGCTTCAACGGCTGCTGTAGGCCGAAGTGCCGCGAATTTATCTTCGCAGTGCGAATGATGGGTAACAGACCGCGCCCTGCAGGCAGGTCACATGGTCGTTGGCGACCGCTCAGACGCAAGGGAACGTCGTTCATCGGTGACCGCTCAGACGCAAGGGCGAACGTCATTCGTCGGTGCCGGCTCGACGCAAGGGCGAACGTCACTCGTCGGTGCCGGCTCGAACGCCGTCATTCGTCGGTGCCGGCTCGGACGCAAGAGCGAACGTCATTCGTCGGTGCCGGCTCGGACGCCGTCATTCGTCGTCGGCTCGGACGCCGAGTCGAAACGTCATTCGTTGTCGGCGACGGCGCGGACGCGGAGGAGACCGGCTCCGCTTCGCATCTGTGCTTGGCAAGCGAGGCGCTGGGCAGGCGGAGCCACCGCGAACACGTCGAGCACGTCGAGCTCTTCGTCCTCGGCATCGAGGAGAAGCTCGTGCCCCTCGAGCACGTGAATGCGGCACGTTCCGCAGTTGGCGCTACGGCACGAGAAGGGGACGGGGGCGTCGATCAAATCGCACAAATCGGCGAGGGCGCCGCCGTTCGGAGCTTCGGTGCGAACGGGGGCGCTGCTGTTGTCGGGGGACTCGAAAATGACGGTAGGCATGGCAGGAGGGCGGAAGCTTACGCTTTTTGCAGCATGAGCGCATGTTCGCCGCGCGGACGCTCCGAAAATGCCCGCGCCGTCGGCCCATGAAAATGCGGCCTTCGCTGGGTGGCGCGCGCGAGCGGCACCAGTTTCGTGTGCTCGGCGGCGCGCGCGACCAAGTCGTCCGCGCGCAGCGCGTGTGCGCCCACCGCGGAGTCCGCGATGAGCATCACCAGCGGCGCGCGCGCCTTGAGCACCCTCCCCGCCGCGCGAAGGAACGTGACCAGCTCGCCGATCCACGCTTGCTCGGCCGCCTCCGGGCGCATCTTCGCGTAGCGCCTGCGCGCCCCGAGCTCGCCCTGCTCGAGGCTGCGCGCATCGAGCCCGAGCCACCGCAGACGCACCGCATGGTGCGCCAGGTAATCGTATGTGGCGGCGTAGGGCGGTGAGGTGATGATGGCATCGATGCTCGCGCCCTCCACCGTGGTGAGCTTGGTCGCGTCGTCGATTGCGATGTGCGCGCGCAAAAGGCGGCCCCGCGGGAGGCGTTCGCCGTAGTCGCCGAGGCGGGCCACCAGCTCCTCCGTCTTGCGGAAAAAGAGCTTCGACGTGTAGCCGGCGGCGATCCGGCGCGGGGCGGCGTCCTCCGAGGTGTCGCTCTTCTTGAGGCTCACCTTGACGAACAGGGACGAGAGCACGAGGTATAGCGCGTCTTTCACGGTGGCGTCCGAGACGGCCTCGATCCCGCTGCGCAGGCTGTCCAGCTCGAGCAGCACGTGCGGCGGAAACATCGCCACGTCCTGATCCGAGAGCCTGCGCGTGGCCCCCGCGCGCGCGAGCCGCCGCTCGTCGGCTCGGGCCCTGACGTTCTTGGCCGCTTCGAGGATCCGCTCCGCGTCGCCCGCGCCGAGCGGCGTGATCTTG contains these protein-coding regions:
- a CDS encoding acyl-CoA/acyl-ACP dehydrogenase: MLDFSEEERTIQSAIRSYCAQMIEPKVLGMEAGTESIYPVMRDMAKAFGLADMARSLVGSGAAEGGAADRKAEPGGRKSRMPDSALMSILVSELARVCPGFALAFGASLGLFGGAVLARGTPEQKQRWALPAFTLEKIGAWGLTEPGAGSDAFGSMKTRAHKVEGGYRLSGSKTFITNAPFADCFVIYARTEDVVRSFIVERSDEGLTTGPAMKKMGMHASPTGEVFLDDVFVPSERVIGGDNASDARQAARSSLQQERSSMIPMLFGMVDRCLEESVRFAKSREQWGKSIAEFQLVQEKLAKIYTARMIMHSLWMRQIEAERTGVHLPAREASASKLYAARAATECALEAVQIFGGSGYMTGSVVEMMARDAKLFQIGGGTDEIQILRIARELLEEG
- a CDS encoding HD domain-containing protein, with amino-acid sequence MSMLDRIPKEVEGLARRLEERGKRAWIVGGCVRDLLLGREVSDWDLCTDALPAELMKIFPRAIPTGIAHGTVTVMVSGKGYEITTLRGETTYSDGRRPDAVHFTDDIVADLARRDFTINAIALDPKSGVLIDPFDGQRDLAARTLRAVGDPRERFSEDGLRVLRAARFVATLEVELEPQTRAAIAPTLDTYRKVSMERVRDEWLKAMKAKRPSRAFDVMRETGILGITCPELLEGYGMEQNRWHAYDVWRHGMECMDACTGDPVLRVAALLHDVGKPRSRAFSEKTQDYTFYDHERIGAEIADPIAARLKFSNDERARIVDLVKHHLFHYTDEWSDAAVRRWIRRVGPNRVEDLYLLNEADVRGKGRDFTADLQALEALKAHVKKVREAGDALSVRELKINGHDLMRDAGVPAGPAIGRVLNQLLEEVLADPSLNERERLLSRARELASS
- a CDS encoding alginate export family protein yields the protein MNRKRIAICTLGAALSFEGLAWAQAAPPAPETFAIGDWTFAPSLQLRTRGEYRHEPVDMGGRNANGTVSRVEDAGIVFERSRLGLAADRGALHAQVTLQDSHAWGASQYGFFAPFEAYAEARTGSSRAAFLRVGRQAVEWGDGRLLGVSDWHPVARSLDAVRGHVASGTFDVDALAAMLDQPQPASPSFGQTGFPGNATGTQLYGLQIAWALDPLFRVELSGLARVARTIAQGSRFYLARMHGETYTGDLRVSGEGRGFKYAIEGAYQLGTARTLGVDRSAYAVAAYVGRTFDTIALTPTLRVGGSYASGDDGRGNYKQFDPILPDIHVHHGGMDIFSWSNTADVSARLALVPWTDGVLGFEYRYARLAEASGEWLNATLTSIGSSAVGGATELGHEADVFVSWLPWPSLELRGGYSAFFLGDGARAIGAAQARGASGGVAPDIVYTPEDMAHFAYLQANLTIP
- a CDS encoding DUF882 domain-containing protein gives rise to the protein MKGLWLGFLAGIVSSAVTAPLEADASVHHALGLTKKKGAEYLADGRSPPDDSPLLATFVQVHTGERVAFDARSPSIERFSRLLADRVTGSSTPLDPRLLELLRTLVARYPGARIELVSGFRSPKLNEMLRKKGHHVASHSQHSLGHACDFRIVPDGAVRPLAPSFVERQIRAAGWEGGVGIYPTQKDWFVHADVGPNRRWVSK
- a CDS encoding lysophospholipase, with the protein product MTIARDEGPITHRRPAGPDLYFVSAMPKKARAVVGILPGYADHAARYTHVMDAWAERGIGSVALDMRGHGRAHGTRGHCVRFDEFLDDAGEVARLLGERAKGVPAFLMGHSFGGLVATHSVLESARSWRGLLLTGPYFGLALQVPRAKLALGRIASRIVPKLGLPTGIAGKDLTHDPVRARGYEEDPLVFPLARARWFRETVKAQERLFQRTSEIALPLYIAFGGADPVAKLEAGKQWFDAVRSPDKTWDPREGLLHEVLNELSWRDIADTMATWMLDRAK
- a CDS encoding phosphatase PAP2 family protein; translated protein: MSPSHADASELSDGTRLTFASRFWWSLAAQDWLVMSYFTVILLALFFGHGPGRVRCIEHVLVDVGLVGLGLALTRGGLLPRGSLASSVVYRFTMFGAVFLTYFQLRDILPAASPYSLDANILAFDLKVFGFEPSLAWDKYVTPATTEWFAFFYFSYFAILIAHVIPFLLAVRNEKLLTQFGLGVCVVFCTAHTLYMVVPGYGPYAHLAGQFKNQLSGGLFWGLVREAVEAGGAQKDIFPSLHTAAPTFLAIFSYRHRKHLPFKYSWPVVGFFAGQIIIATMFLRWHYLIDIFAGITLATFANIVAAKVPRWEAERRKRLGVDPVFTPLQVRLPRWLEGRSAR
- a CDS encoding (2Fe-2S)-binding protein — protein: MPTVIFESPDNSSAPVRTEAPNGGALADLCDLIDAPVPFSCRSANCGTCRIHVLEGHELLLDAEDEELDVLDVFAVAPPAQRLACQAQMRSGAGLLRVRAVADNE
- a CDS encoding site-specific DNA-methyltransferase, with amino-acid sequence MPMPRIRRALTHVGGNIETGGDREASALLAAALDVPSHEGKLEGTDDPSRLHVHGFHAYPARMHPITASRLVQKLVPPGGRVLDPFCGSGTVLVEARLLGREAAGTDLNPLAVKLARRKITPLGAGDAERILEAAKNVRARADERRLARAGATRRLSDQDVAMFPPHVLLELDSLRSGIEAVSDATVKDALYLVLSSLFVKVSLKKSDTSEDAAPRRIAAGYTSKLFFRKTEELVARLGDYGERLPRGRLLRAHIAIDDATKLTTVEGASIDAIITSPPYAATYDYLAHHAVRLRWLGLDARSLEQGELGARRRYAKMRPEAAEQAWIGELVTFLRAAGRVLKARAPLVMLIADSAVGAHALRADDLVARAAEHTKLVPLARATQRRPHFHGPTARAFSERPRGEHALMLQKA